The Dioscorea cayenensis subsp. rotundata cultivar TDr96_F1 chromosome 7, TDr96_F1_v2_PseudoChromosome.rev07_lg8_w22 25.fasta, whole genome shotgun sequence genome includes a region encoding these proteins:
- the LOC120265413 gene encoding putative disease resistance protein RGA4 isoform X2, translating into MLVQFWIAHRFIPSQTGKDIDVEGHEIFSELIWRSLLQNVTDMSAGICKMHDLIHDLAQFVTGDECSTLPGSNEFKKISKRIRHFTLNPDVGYDMGDRTPSVRTALPVGTNFIGLSKLKLVRVLKFHYEANVDELSTSIQYLLHLRYLNFSETYITELPESICMLVNLQTLNLNDCSQLAKLPMSIVYMNSLRHLYISRCPKLKIMPSGLSRLRCLKTLTKYIVSEKAGNKIGELKHWNLDGELGLYDLHEVKNADEAKEANMSSRQSIYSLSLSWGTSVENPEQVLEALKPHAALKLLSLHDYPGTQFSTWIRDEQQLQNLVRVQLEGCQRCEQLPPLEQLPYLEELTISRMDGIKHIINNTTGDAFSLFPELRFLNLKEMANLEGWYVEEDRETAPPLFPRLKNLIISQCPKLTNMPPQISTLEYLEIEESYRGTQIELLSKGKGFFKHLKSLERLLLTKCEELALLLEDKEETRPLSSSLHSLSINDCSRFSLSAALQNLTSLERLSMHHFEELVSWPDEMFRGLESIRSLIIWSCKNLTSASSQGDCGPLFLEDLCVSNCDALIELPKCPTSLKKLVVSNCLSIKSLCSDMGHLTALAHLELFECPKLESLPEGMQGLTSLKYLYIQDCPALKSFPQGLQQLLPTLKLLKINGCPKLERRCSPGGDYFRLVSSISEKSIKNSPRRTLIAPCL; encoded by the exons ATGCTGGTTCAGTTTTGGATCGCTCATAGGTTTATTCCATCTCAAACTGGAAAAGACATAGACGTTGAAGGCCATGAGATTTTCAGTGAATTGATATGGAGATCTCTTCTGCAAAATGTTACTGATATGAGTGCTGGTATC TGTAAGATGCATGATCTCATACATGACCTTGCACAATTTGTTACTGGAGATGAGTGCTCCACATTGCCTGGAAGTAacgaattcaagaaaatttcaaaaaggatCCGTCATTTCACATTAAATCCTGATGTAGGATATGATATGGGTGATCGCACTCCTAGTGTTCGCACTGCATTACCTGTTGGAACAAACTTCATTGGATTGTCAAAGTTGAAGTTGGTCAGAGTGTTAAAGTTTCATTATGAAGCAAATGTTGACGAGCTGTCTACATCAATACAATATTTGCTGCATCTAAGATATCTCAATTTTTCTGAGACTTACATAACAGAACTACCAGAATCAATCTGCATGCTTGTTAATTTGCAAACATTGAATCTGAATGATTGTTCTCAACTTGCTAAACTTCCCATGAGCATAGTGTACATGAACAGTCTTAGACATCTTTATATTAGTAGGTGTCCAAAACTAAAAATCATGCCGTCTGGTTTAAGTCGATTGCGTTGCTTGAAAACATTGACAAAATACATTGTCTCTGAGAAAGCGGGGAACAAGATAGGAGAGTTAAAGCATTGGAATCTTGACGGTGAACTTGGGTTGTATGACCTCCATGAGGTGAAGAATGCGGATGAGGCAAAAGAAGCTAATATGAGTAGCAGACAAAGCATTTACTCATTGTCCCTGTCTTGGGGAACATCAGTGGAAAATCCAGAACAAGTGTTGGAAGCCCTGAAACCTCACGCCGCATTAAAACTGCTTAGTCTGCATGATTATCCGGGCACACAGTTTTCAACGTGGATTAGAGACGAACAGCAACTTCAAAATCTGGTTAGGGTCCAATTAGAAGGTTGCCAAAGATGTGAACAACTCCCGCCCCTTGAGCAATTACCGTATCTTGAAGAACTCACTATTAGTAGAATGGATGGCATCAAACACATTATTAATAACACCACAGGCGatgcattttctttattccCTGAATTGAGGTTCCTTAACTTGAAAGAAATGGCTAACCTGGAGGGGTGGTACGTGGAGGAGGATAGAGAAACGGCTCCACCCTTGTTTCCACGCCTTAAGAATTTGATTATTTCTCAATGCCCAAAATTGACAAACATGCCACCACAAATTTCAACTCTCGAATACTTAGAAATAGAAGAATCATACCGCGGGACACAAATTGAGCTCTTGTCCAAGGGGAAGGGGTTCTTCAAGCATTTGAAATCTCTTGAGCGGTTGTTGCTAACTAAATGTGAGGAGTTGGCTTTGCTGCTGGAAGACAAGGAGGAGACAAGACCCTTAAGCTCATCACTTCATTCTTTAAGTATTAATGATTGCAGTAGGTTCTCATTATCAGCGGCTTTGCAGAACCTTACCTCTCTTGAAAGACTCTCGATGCATCATTTTGAAGAGCTGGTGTCCTGGCCAGATGAGATGTTTAGAGGTCTGGAGTCCATCAGGTCTCTAATTATTTGGTCATGTAAGAATTTGACAAGTGCATCATCACAAGGAGATTGTGGTCCACTGTTTCTAGAggatctttgtgtttctaattgTGATGCGCTGATAGAATTGCCCAAGTGCCCCACATCACTCAAAAAGTTGGTTGTGTCCAATTGTCTAAGTATCAAATCTTTATGTTCAGATATGGGACACCTCACTGCATTAGCCCATTTAGAGTTATTTGAATGTCCTAAACTGGAGTCTCTGCCAGAAGGGATGCAAGGCCTCACTTCCCTTAAGTATCTATATATTCAAGATTGTCCAGCGCTGAAGTCATTCCCACAAGGCCTCCAACAGCTGCTTCCTACTCTTAAATTGCTTAAAATCAATGGATGCCCTAAGCTAGAGAGGCGATGCAGTCCAGGAGGAGACTATTTTCGCCTTGTCTCTAGCATCTCagaaaaatccataaaaaacagCCCCAGGAGGACACTAATAGCACCTTGTCTTTAA
- the LOC120265413 gene encoding putative disease resistance protein RGA4 isoform X1 has translation MLVQFWIAHRFIPSQTGKDIDVEGHEIFSELIWRSLLQNVTDMSAGITHYYSSDGIYHGHRRFCKMHDLIHDLAQFVTGDECSTLPGSNEFKKISKRIRHFTLNPDVGYDMGDRTPSVRTALPVGTNFIGLSKLKLVRVLKFHYEANVDELSTSIQYLLHLRYLNFSETYITELPESICMLVNLQTLNLNDCSQLAKLPMSIVYMNSLRHLYISRCPKLKIMPSGLSRLRCLKTLTKYIVSEKAGNKIGELKHWNLDGELGLYDLHEVKNADEAKEANMSSRQSIYSLSLSWGTSVENPEQVLEALKPHAALKLLSLHDYPGTQFSTWIRDEQQLQNLVRVQLEGCQRCEQLPPLEQLPYLEELTISRMDGIKHIINNTTGDAFSLFPELRFLNLKEMANLEGWYVEEDRETAPPLFPRLKNLIISQCPKLTNMPPQISTLEYLEIEESYRGTQIELLSKGKGFFKHLKSLERLLLTKCEELALLLEDKEETRPLSSSLHSLSINDCSRFSLSAALQNLTSLERLSMHHFEELVSWPDEMFRGLESIRSLIIWSCKNLTSASSQGDCGPLFLEDLCVSNCDALIELPKCPTSLKKLVVSNCLSIKSLCSDMGHLTALAHLELFECPKLESLPEGMQGLTSLKYLYIQDCPALKSFPQGLQQLLPTLKLLKINGCPKLERRCSPGGDYFRLVSSISEKSIKNSPRRTLIAPCL, from the coding sequence ATGCTGGTTCAGTTTTGGATCGCTCATAGGTTTATTCCATCTCAAACTGGAAAAGACATAGACGTTGAAGGCCATGAGATTTTCAGTGAATTGATATGGAGATCTCTTCTGCAAAATGTTACTGATATGAGTGCTGGTATCACCCATTATTATAGCTCTGACGGTATTTATCATGGTCATCGCAGATTTTGTAAGATGCATGATCTCATACATGACCTTGCACAATTTGTTACTGGAGATGAGTGCTCCACATTGCCTGGAAGTAacgaattcaagaaaatttcaaaaaggatCCGTCATTTCACATTAAATCCTGATGTAGGATATGATATGGGTGATCGCACTCCTAGTGTTCGCACTGCATTACCTGTTGGAACAAACTTCATTGGATTGTCAAAGTTGAAGTTGGTCAGAGTGTTAAAGTTTCATTATGAAGCAAATGTTGACGAGCTGTCTACATCAATACAATATTTGCTGCATCTAAGATATCTCAATTTTTCTGAGACTTACATAACAGAACTACCAGAATCAATCTGCATGCTTGTTAATTTGCAAACATTGAATCTGAATGATTGTTCTCAACTTGCTAAACTTCCCATGAGCATAGTGTACATGAACAGTCTTAGACATCTTTATATTAGTAGGTGTCCAAAACTAAAAATCATGCCGTCTGGTTTAAGTCGATTGCGTTGCTTGAAAACATTGACAAAATACATTGTCTCTGAGAAAGCGGGGAACAAGATAGGAGAGTTAAAGCATTGGAATCTTGACGGTGAACTTGGGTTGTATGACCTCCATGAGGTGAAGAATGCGGATGAGGCAAAAGAAGCTAATATGAGTAGCAGACAAAGCATTTACTCATTGTCCCTGTCTTGGGGAACATCAGTGGAAAATCCAGAACAAGTGTTGGAAGCCCTGAAACCTCACGCCGCATTAAAACTGCTTAGTCTGCATGATTATCCGGGCACACAGTTTTCAACGTGGATTAGAGACGAACAGCAACTTCAAAATCTGGTTAGGGTCCAATTAGAAGGTTGCCAAAGATGTGAACAACTCCCGCCCCTTGAGCAATTACCGTATCTTGAAGAACTCACTATTAGTAGAATGGATGGCATCAAACACATTATTAATAACACCACAGGCGatgcattttctttattccCTGAATTGAGGTTCCTTAACTTGAAAGAAATGGCTAACCTGGAGGGGTGGTACGTGGAGGAGGATAGAGAAACGGCTCCACCCTTGTTTCCACGCCTTAAGAATTTGATTATTTCTCAATGCCCAAAATTGACAAACATGCCACCACAAATTTCAACTCTCGAATACTTAGAAATAGAAGAATCATACCGCGGGACACAAATTGAGCTCTTGTCCAAGGGGAAGGGGTTCTTCAAGCATTTGAAATCTCTTGAGCGGTTGTTGCTAACTAAATGTGAGGAGTTGGCTTTGCTGCTGGAAGACAAGGAGGAGACAAGACCCTTAAGCTCATCACTTCATTCTTTAAGTATTAATGATTGCAGTAGGTTCTCATTATCAGCGGCTTTGCAGAACCTTACCTCTCTTGAAAGACTCTCGATGCATCATTTTGAAGAGCTGGTGTCCTGGCCAGATGAGATGTTTAGAGGTCTGGAGTCCATCAGGTCTCTAATTATTTGGTCATGTAAGAATTTGACAAGTGCATCATCACAAGGAGATTGTGGTCCACTGTTTCTAGAggatctttgtgtttctaattgTGATGCGCTGATAGAATTGCCCAAGTGCCCCACATCACTCAAAAAGTTGGTTGTGTCCAATTGTCTAAGTATCAAATCTTTATGTTCAGATATGGGACACCTCACTGCATTAGCCCATTTAGAGTTATTTGAATGTCCTAAACTGGAGTCTCTGCCAGAAGGGATGCAAGGCCTCACTTCCCTTAAGTATCTATATATTCAAGATTGTCCAGCGCTGAAGTCATTCCCACAAGGCCTCCAACAGCTGCTTCCTACTCTTAAATTGCTTAAAATCAATGGATGCCCTAAGCTAGAGAGGCGATGCAGTCCAGGAGGAGACTATTTTCGCCTTGTCTCTAGCATCTCagaaaaatccataaaaaacagCCCCAGGAGGACACTAATAGCACCTTGTCTTTAA